The Microbacterium sp. LWH7-1.2 genome window below encodes:
- a CDS encoding MFS transporter, which produces MPTVPFTPRAAFAAIALSVASLALLQNLVIPVIPLIAADFGVTADAASWTNTSWLIAAAVATPLLGRIGDLRGRRNTFLAVLAVVAIGDVVASFAPNLEVLIVARVLQGVGGALFPLAFGLLRDVMPRHQLTGAIGATSAIIGIGGAAGSVLAGPLAELLGWHGIFAVPFVAAVAGIVLTLMLVPPAGLRAVGRVNALSAVLLSGWLIALLVPLSSGARWGWTSPLTLALFAAAVVLMLGWVVSELRSAEPLVDLRLMGSRAIWPVNAAALLIGAAAFGFWGYLPQFLETPASSGWGLGLGVQAAGLALFPLLIGMSSVGFATGAIARVIPLRLMMALGALLMAGGVVFAVLDHETLVTLAIAGGVFGLGIGLAYASTASIIVESVPADRTGIATGVNANLRTIGSAVGSAFTTAVVFGAVEPGGVPALDGYAVAWLTLAAGAVVAAILVLTVRPRGRTDAAPPAVLQNADEATLAEVG; this is translated from the coding sequence ATGCCCACCGTCCCCTTCACACCCCGGGCTGCGTTCGCGGCCATCGCGCTCAGCGTCGCCTCGCTCGCACTGCTCCAGAACCTCGTCATACCCGTCATCCCCCTCATCGCCGCGGATTTCGGCGTGACGGCGGACGCAGCATCCTGGACCAACACGTCGTGGCTCATCGCCGCGGCCGTCGCCACTCCCCTCCTCGGCCGCATCGGCGACCTCCGCGGCCGCCGCAACACGTTCCTCGCCGTGCTCGCCGTCGTCGCGATCGGCGACGTGGTCGCATCGTTCGCGCCGAACCTCGAGGTGCTCATCGTCGCCCGCGTGCTCCAGGGCGTCGGCGGTGCGCTCTTCCCGCTGGCCTTCGGCCTGCTGCGAGATGTCATGCCGCGCCACCAGCTCACCGGGGCGATCGGCGCCACGAGCGCCATCATCGGCATCGGCGGCGCCGCGGGCAGCGTACTGGCAGGTCCCCTCGCCGAGCTCCTCGGCTGGCACGGAATCTTCGCCGTCCCGTTCGTTGCCGCCGTCGCGGGCATCGTGCTCACGTTGATGCTCGTGCCGCCGGCCGGCCTCCGCGCCGTCGGCCGCGTGAACGCGCTCTCAGCTGTGCTCCTGTCGGGCTGGCTCATCGCGCTCCTCGTTCCGCTCAGCTCCGGTGCGCGCTGGGGCTGGACCTCTCCGCTCACCCTCGCGCTGTTCGCAGCGGCTGTGGTGCTCATGCTCGGGTGGGTGGTCTCCGAGCTCCGTTCGGCGGAGCCGCTCGTCGACCTCCGCCTGATGGGGTCCCGGGCCATCTGGCCCGTGAATGCCGCCGCGCTCCTCATCGGAGCCGCCGCCTTCGGGTTCTGGGGCTACCTCCCCCAGTTCCTGGAGACTCCGGCGAGTTCCGGCTGGGGCCTCGGGCTCGGCGTGCAGGCCGCCGGGCTGGCGCTGTTCCCCCTCCTCATCGGAATGTCGAGCGTCGGCTTCGCAACCGGCGCCATCGCCCGTGTCATCCCGCTGCGGCTCATGATGGCACTCGGCGCGCTGCTCATGGCGGGCGGCGTCGTGTTCGCCGTCCTCGACCACGAGACGCTCGTCACCCTCGCCATCGCGGGCGGTGTGTTCGGACTCGGCATCGGCCTCGCGTATGCGTCGACGGCAAGCATCATCGTCGAGAGCGTGCCCGCCGACCGCACCGGCATCGCGACCGGCGTCAACGCCAATCTGCGCACGATCGGATCAGCGGTCGGCTCCGCCTTCACGACGGCCGTCGTCTTCGGCGCGGTCGAGCCCGGCGGCGTGCCCGCGCTCGACGGCTACGCCGTCGCCTGGCTGACGCTCGCCGCCGGAGCGGTCGTCGCCGCGATACTGGTGCTCACCGTCCGGCCGCGCGGGCGGACGGATGCTGCGCCCCCGGCCGTTCTCCAGAACGCCGACGAAGCGACGCTGGCAGAGGTCGGCTGA
- a CDS encoding helix-turn-helix domain-containing protein, protein MAVVERVSALEERRPQRADAARNFDALVAAGRAAFAEEGSSASLEDIARRAGVGIGTLYRNFPTRDDLIETLYLGEVDALARAADEVADLEPWEALHAWLDRFVAYVGTKHALLDGLNRRSPVLAECRTIMLSAGEPLLERAQAAGDVDPDISIGDVVKLVSGVAAVASFDDEAQRRRVLNLAINAIRR, encoded by the coding sequence ATGGCGGTCGTCGAGCGGGTATCCGCACTGGAGGAGCGTCGTCCGCAAAGGGCTGATGCCGCGCGGAATTTCGACGCGCTGGTCGCCGCCGGCCGCGCAGCGTTCGCCGAGGAGGGATCGAGCGCGTCCCTCGAGGACATCGCCCGCCGCGCGGGTGTGGGGATCGGGACGCTCTACCGCAACTTCCCGACGCGTGACGACCTCATCGAGACGCTCTATCTGGGGGAGGTCGACGCCCTCGCGCGCGCCGCCGACGAGGTTGCCGACCTCGAGCCGTGGGAGGCGCTGCACGCCTGGCTCGACCGGTTCGTCGCGTACGTGGGCACCAAGCACGCGCTGCTGGACGGGCTGAACCGGAGGTCACCGGTGCTGGCGGAATGCCGCACGATCATGCTCTCCGCGGGAGAGCCGCTGCTCGAGCGGGCGCAGGCCGCAGGCGACGTCGACCCCGACATCTCGATCGGCGACGTGGTGAAGCTGGTGTCGGGAGTCGCGGCCGTGGCCTCGTTCGACGACGAAGCGCAGCGCCGGCGTGTGCTCAATCTCGCGATCAACGCCATCCGCCGCTGA
- the dapD gene encoding 2,3,4,5-tetrahydropyridine-2,6-dicarboxylate N-succinyltransferase: protein MTEERWVWGVGLATTAEDGTVLDTWFPSPAAGRIPLGYDPQMPPDELDRLAVADARRAVMVDVVAIEADLDAAPSSTSDAYLRLHALSHLLVRPNEVNLDGIFAHLPNVAWTNAGPIHPDALARLRPFLAREGIQVQGLDKFPRLLDYVTPAGVRIADASRVRLGAYLSPGTTVMHEGFVNFNAGTLGQSMVEGRISQGVVVGDGSDIGGGASIMGTLSGGGSHKVSVGARTLLGANAGIGISLGDDCIVEAGLYVTAGTKVVLADEPRRADGTFPTAKGADLSGSAGLLFRRNSLTGAVEAVRRAGVGVTLNEALHA from the coding sequence ATGACCGAAGAACGATGGGTGTGGGGCGTCGGCCTCGCCACGACCGCCGAAGACGGGACCGTGCTCGACACGTGGTTCCCCTCCCCCGCTGCCGGACGCATCCCGCTGGGGTACGACCCGCAGATGCCGCCTGACGAGCTCGACCGCCTCGCGGTCGCCGATGCGCGCCGGGCCGTGATGGTCGATGTCGTCGCGATCGAGGCTGACCTCGATGCCGCGCCGTCCTCGACCTCGGACGCCTACCTGCGTCTGCACGCGCTGTCGCATCTGCTCGTGCGCCCCAACGAGGTGAACCTCGACGGGATCTTCGCGCACCTGCCGAACGTCGCCTGGACCAACGCAGGCCCCATCCACCCGGACGCGCTCGCGCGTCTGCGCCCGTTCCTCGCTCGTGAGGGCATCCAGGTGCAGGGTCTCGACAAATTCCCGCGCCTGCTCGACTACGTCACCCCGGCGGGCGTCCGCATCGCCGACGCGTCGCGGGTGCGGCTCGGCGCGTACCTCTCGCCTGGTACCACCGTGATGCACGAGGGCTTCGTGAATTTCAACGCCGGCACTCTGGGCCAGAGCATGGTCGAGGGTCGCATCTCGCAGGGCGTGGTCGTCGGCGACGGCAGCGACATCGGCGGTGGCGCCTCGATCATGGGCACACTCTCCGGCGGCGGCAGCCACAAGGTGTCGGTGGGCGCGCGCACCCTGCTCGGGGCGAACGCGGGCATCGGCATCTCGCTGGGCGACGACTGCATCGTCGAGGCCGGGCTGTACGTCACCGCCGGCACCAAAGTCGTCCTCGCGGACGAGCCTCGTCGCGCCGACGGGACTTTTCCGACCGCCAAGGGCGCGGACCTGTCCGGCAGCGCCGGCCTGCTCTTCCGCCGGAACTCGCTCACCGGTGCGGTCGAAGCCGTACGCCGGGCGGGTGTGGGTGTCACCCTCAACGAGGCGCTTCACGCCTGA
- the dapE gene encoding succinyl-diaminopimelate desuccinylase gives MPALDLTLPSAELTRIICDIPSVSGDEKTLADAIFDQISALDHLDVYRDGDTIVARTHLDRAQRVVIAGHIDTVPINGNVPTKDIEVDGAPFIRGRGTVDMKAGVAVQLKLAAELADPRVDITWMWYDHEEVDADLNGLTRLARTRPDLFAGDFAILGEPSNGEVEGGCNGNLRAIVRTHGVRAHSARAWIGENAIHKAAPILERLAAYIPRDVAVEGLVYREGLNAVRITGGVAGNVIPDLCEVEVNYRFAPSRDVAEAASHVRDVFAGFEVDVIDAAAGARPGLDASLAEEFLAAVGAEPRPKYGWTDVARFSALGVPAVNYGPGDPHLAHHDEERVPVSQIEAVEQGLRAWLASS, from the coding sequence ATGCCGGCGCTCGATCTGACTCTTCCCTCAGCCGAACTCACTCGCATCATCTGCGACATTCCGAGCGTCTCCGGGGACGAGAAGACTCTCGCCGACGCGATCTTCGACCAGATCTCTGCCCTCGACCACCTTGACGTCTATCGCGACGGTGACACGATCGTCGCCCGCACCCACCTGGACCGGGCGCAGCGCGTCGTCATCGCCGGTCACATCGACACGGTCCCCATCAACGGCAACGTGCCCACCAAAGACATCGAAGTCGATGGGGCGCCCTTCATCCGGGGGCGCGGCACCGTCGACATGAAGGCGGGCGTCGCCGTGCAGCTGAAGCTCGCCGCCGAGCTCGCCGACCCCCGCGTCGACATCACCTGGATGTGGTACGACCACGAGGAGGTCGACGCGGACCTCAACGGCCTGACCCGGCTCGCCCGCACCCGCCCCGATCTGTTCGCCGGCGACTTCGCCATCCTCGGCGAGCCGTCGAACGGTGAGGTCGAGGGCGGCTGCAACGGCAATCTGCGCGCCATCGTCCGCACGCATGGGGTGCGCGCGCACAGCGCCCGGGCATGGATCGGCGAGAACGCGATCCACAAGGCCGCTCCGATCCTCGAGCGCCTCGCCGCCTACATCCCGCGCGACGTCGCGGTGGAAGGCCTCGTCTACCGCGAGGGCCTCAATGCGGTACGCATCACCGGCGGTGTGGCGGGCAACGTGATCCCGGACCTGTGCGAGGTGGAGGTCAACTACCGCTTCGCCCCCAGCCGCGACGTCGCCGAGGCGGCGAGCCACGTCCGCGACGTGTTCGCCGGCTTCGAGGTGGACGTCATCGATGCGGCAGCCGGCGCGCGGCCCGGATTGGACGCATCCCTCGCCGAGGAGTTCCTCGCCGCCGTCGGGGCTGAGCCCCGGCCGAAGTACGGCTGGACGGATGTCGCGCGCTTCAGCGCGCTGGGTGTGCCGGCGGTCAACTACGGGCCCGGCGACCCCCACCTGGCCCACCACGACGAAGAGCGCGTGCCGGTCTCCCAGATCGAGGCGGTCGAGCAAGGCTTGCGCGCGTGGCTGGCGAGCAGCTGA
- a CDS encoding DUF3117 domain-containing protein — MAAMKPRTGDGPMEAVKEGRLIIVRVPLEGGGRLVVSVNDAEAKELYDVLGGVVNAA, encoded by the coding sequence ATGGCAGCCATGAAGCCGAGAACCGGAGACGGGCCGATGGAGGCCGTGAAGGAGGGTCGACTCATCATCGTGCGCGTGCCGCTCGAGGGAGGCGGTCGCCTCGTCGTCTCGGTGAACGACGCTGAGGCCAAGGAGCTCTACGACGTCCTGGGGGGCGTCGTCAACGCCGCGTAA
- a CDS encoding class I SAM-dependent methyltransferase — protein MGEQNANQRFVDEATSEPEHIARARAHALELGAAPVSPAIGAQCAVIAAVSQALNIVEIGTGAGVSGLWLLHGSPRATLTTIDKEPEHLGAARQAFAEARIPPARARFITGRASEVLPRMNEASYDIVLVDADPEGVIEYVEHGLRLVRAGGTVLVPRVLSGGAVADPVRRDPVTTSYRSLIQETQASPAVIGALSITGEGLLQLTTVATS, from the coding sequence ATGGGAGAGCAGAACGCGAACCAGCGGTTCGTCGACGAGGCGACGAGCGAGCCGGAGCACATCGCGCGTGCCCGTGCGCATGCGCTCGAGCTCGGCGCCGCACCGGTCAGCCCCGCGATCGGCGCTCAGTGCGCGGTCATCGCCGCGGTGTCTCAGGCGCTCAACATCGTCGAGATCGGCACCGGTGCGGGGGTCTCGGGTCTGTGGCTGCTGCACGGCTCCCCCCGCGCGACCCTCACCACCATCGACAAGGAGCCCGAGCATCTCGGCGCCGCCCGTCAGGCCTTCGCCGAGGCCCGGATCCCTCCAGCACGCGCCCGATTCATCACCGGCCGCGCCTCGGAGGTGCTGCCGCGCATGAACGAGGCGTCCTACGACATCGTGCTCGTCGACGCGGATCCCGAGGGGGTCATCGAGTACGTCGAGCACGGTCTGCGCCTGGTCCGCGCCGGCGGGACGGTGCTGGTCCCCCGCGTGCTCTCCGGTGGCGCGGTCGCCGATCCGGTGCGCCGCGACCCGGTCACGACCTCGTACCGCTCGCTCATCCAGGAGACGCAGGCCTCCCCCGCGGTCATCGGCGCACTGTCGATCACCGGCGAGGGTCTGCTGCAGCTCACCACCGTCGCCACGTCCTGA
- a CDS encoding Sec-independent protein translocase TatB has product MIFGLTIEKLLLIGLVAALILGPERLPRYAEALAGLTKRARAWVTTARTRVRDEMGEDFDDVDWRTLDPRQYDPRRIIREALLDDAPVASIAATQAQAAPVPPTTPVRTPYRVPIDGPTPFDSEAT; this is encoded by the coding sequence ATGATCTTCGGCCTCACGATCGAGAAGCTCCTGCTGATCGGACTCGTCGCGGCACTCATCCTCGGTCCCGAGCGGCTTCCCAGGTATGCGGAGGCCCTCGCGGGGCTGACCAAGCGTGCACGGGCGTGGGTGACGACCGCACGGACGCGCGTGCGCGATGAGATGGGCGAGGATTTCGACGACGTCGACTGGCGCACACTCGACCCCCGCCAGTACGATCCCCGGCGCATCATCCGCGAGGCGCTGCTCGACGATGCTCCCGTCGCGAGCATCGCGGCGACCCAGGCGCAGGCTGCCCCGGTGCCGCCGACGACGCCGGTGCGGACGCCGTACCGCGTCCCGATCGACGGCCCGACTCCCTTCGACAGCGAGGCGACCTGA
- a CDS encoding P-loop NTPase, which yields MSPASADAVRAAVGAVPDPELRRPIGELDMVREISVDGGVAHVAIALTIVGCPAADRIAADVRAAAASVSGITDVALEVGVMTPAERHALTERLRGGRGREMPFGPGTLTRVIAVTSGKGGVGKSTVTANLAAALAARGLAVGLIDADVHGFSIPGQLGLVAADGTVPQPTRVDDLMLPPVAHGVKVISIGMFLRRAQGDAPVGAVAWRGPMLHRTVQQFLTDVYFGDLDVLLLDMPPGTGDVAISVGQLLPNAEVLVVTTPQAAAADVAVRSGVVARQTGQRVIGVIENMAAMTLPDGTKIDVFGAGGGAAVADSLSQPDAEVPLLASVPLSPTLRTDADAGTPAVIMHPDDPAARAISGLAETLARTPRGLSGRALPFRPR from the coding sequence ATGAGCCCGGCCTCCGCGGACGCCGTCCGCGCCGCCGTCGGCGCCGTCCCCGACCCTGAGCTGCGCCGCCCGATCGGCGAGCTCGACATGGTCCGCGAGATCTCCGTGGACGGCGGTGTCGCACACGTCGCGATCGCGCTGACCATCGTGGGCTGTCCCGCCGCGGACCGGATCGCGGCCGACGTGCGTGCGGCCGCAGCATCCGTGTCGGGAATCACGGATGTCGCGCTCGAGGTCGGAGTCATGACGCCGGCTGAGCGGCACGCCCTCACCGAGCGGCTGCGCGGCGGCCGCGGCCGCGAGATGCCGTTCGGCCCCGGCACGCTCACGCGCGTCATCGCCGTCACGAGCGGCAAGGGCGGCGTCGGCAAGTCGACGGTCACCGCGAACCTCGCCGCCGCGCTGGCCGCGCGCGGGCTCGCCGTCGGACTCATCGATGCCGACGTGCACGGGTTCTCGATCCCCGGCCAGCTGGGGCTCGTCGCGGCCGACGGCACCGTGCCGCAGCCGACGCGCGTCGACGACCTCATGCTGCCGCCGGTCGCCCATGGGGTGAAGGTGATCTCGATCGGCATGTTCCTGCGCCGTGCCCAGGGCGACGCGCCGGTCGGCGCCGTCGCATGGCGGGGGCCGATGCTGCACCGCACGGTGCAGCAGTTCCTCACTGACGTGTACTTCGGTGATCTCGACGTGCTCCTGCTCGACATGCCGCCCGGCACGGGCGATGTCGCGATCTCGGTCGGACAGCTGCTGCCCAACGCCGAGGTGCTCGTCGTGACGACGCCCCAGGCCGCCGCCGCCGACGTCGCCGTACGCAGCGGCGTCGTCGCGCGTCAGACGGGCCAGCGCGTCATCGGTGTCATCGAGAACATGGCCGCCATGACGCTTCCCGACGGCACGAAGATCGACGTGTTCGGCGCCGGGGGCGGCGCTGCGGTCGCCGATTCGCTGTCCCAGCCCGACGCCGAGGTGCCCCTGCTGGCTTCGGTCCCGCTCAGCCCGACGCTGCGCACGGACGCGGATGCCGGCACCCCGGCGGTCATCATGCACCCCGACGATCCCGCGGCGCGCGCCATCTCGGGCCTCGCCGAGACTCTGGCCCGGACGCCCCGCGGGCTGTCCGGGCGCGCTCTGCCGTTCCGCCCGCGCTGA
- a CDS encoding DUF1003 domain-containing protein, which produces MARNTRQPSLDAPRGRSGMLQRSPQPSSDRFGRFSEAFARAMGTSGFLIGMTIFVAVWLTWNIFMPPQLQFDPAATNFTLLTLILSLQASYAAPLILLAQNRQDDRDRVQIEQDRQRAERNLADTEYLAREVVALRMAVNDFADQVVTRDVLRTELRTLLEKLESTPGADDGAAR; this is translated from the coding sequence ATGGCACGCAACACCCGCCAGCCGTCGCTCGACGCGCCCCGCGGCCGCTCGGGCATGCTCCAGCGCTCCCCACAGCCGTCCAGCGACCGATTCGGTCGATTCTCCGAGGCGTTCGCGCGCGCGATGGGCACGTCGGGCTTCCTGATCGGGATGACGATCTTCGTCGCCGTCTGGCTGACGTGGAACATCTTCATGCCGCCGCAGCTCCAGTTCGACCCTGCGGCGACCAACTTCACGCTGCTGACGCTGATCCTGTCGCTGCAGGCGTCCTATGCTGCGCCCCTCATCCTCTTGGCGCAGAACCGTCAGGACGACCGCGACCGTGTGCAGATCGAGCAGGACCGGCAGCGGGCCGAGCGCAACCTCGCCGACACCGAGTACCTCGCCCGCGAGGTCGTCGCGCTGCGGATGGCCGTCAACGACTTCGCGGACCAGGTCGTCACGCGCGATGTGCTCCGCACCGAGTTGCGCACCCTCCTCGAGAAGCTCGAGAGCACGCCCGGGGCCGACGACGGCGCCGCACGATGA
- a CDS encoding CBS domain-containing protein, whose protein sequence is MSTQRVFVARLSGCSVFDPAGDRLGKVRDVVVIYRKDDPPRVIGLIVEIPGRRNVFVSIGRVTSIATGQVITTGLINVRRFQQRGGEVRVMAELLGRKVFFADGSGTAVIEDVAIERNRLGEWDVGQLFLRKPKTSASPFAKGPTTFASWDAVRERQVPGEAQSAEQLVATYSELRPADLANTLLDLPEERLLEVVEELPDDRLADALEEMPEEEQVHILEALDDERAADILDAMEPDDAADVLGQLPEDQREELLELMEPEEAEDVRALLKYGPDTAGGLMTSEPIVLSADATIAEALALIRRHELHPALAAAVFVTLPPYETPTGRLLGTVHFQRMLRYPPHERLGAIIDDTLDPVPATASAAEVARLLASYNLVSLPVVDPAHRLVGAVSVDDVLDYLLPEDWRSHDAEEDERPASVPTTTASTTILGKPSGAGRRR, encoded by the coding sequence GTGAGCACGCAGAGGGTTTTCGTCGCGCGCCTTTCCGGGTGCTCGGTCTTCGACCCCGCCGGCGACCGTCTCGGCAAGGTCCGCGACGTCGTCGTCATCTATCGCAAAGACGATCCACCCCGCGTGATCGGGCTCATCGTCGAGATCCCCGGCCGACGCAACGTGTTCGTGTCGATCGGTCGCGTCACCTCCATCGCGACGGGTCAGGTCATCACGACCGGACTCATCAACGTCCGCCGCTTCCAGCAGCGCGGCGGCGAGGTGCGGGTCATGGCGGAGCTCCTCGGCCGCAAGGTGTTCTTCGCCGACGGGTCGGGCACCGCGGTGATCGAAGACGTGGCCATCGAGCGCAACCGCCTCGGAGAATGGGATGTCGGCCAGCTCTTCCTGCGCAAGCCGAAGACGAGCGCCTCGCCCTTCGCCAAGGGGCCGACGACGTTCGCCAGCTGGGACGCCGTACGCGAGCGCCAGGTGCCTGGCGAGGCGCAGTCCGCCGAGCAGCTGGTCGCGACATACTCCGAGCTGCGCCCCGCCGACCTCGCGAACACGCTGCTCGACCTCCCGGAGGAGCGACTGCTCGAGGTCGTGGAGGAGCTTCCCGACGACCGTCTCGCCGACGCGCTCGAGGAGATGCCCGAGGAGGAGCAGGTCCACATCCTCGAGGCCCTCGACGACGAGCGCGCCGCCGACATCCTCGACGCCATGGAGCCCGACGACGCGGCCGACGTCCTCGGGCAGCTGCCCGAGGATCAGCGGGAGGAGCTCCTCGAGCTCATGGAGCCCGAGGAGGCGGAAGACGTCCGCGCCCTCCTCAAGTACGGTCCCGACACCGCCGGCGGGCTCATGACGAGCGAGCCCATCGTGCTCTCCGCCGACGCGACCATCGCCGAGGCACTCGCGCTCATCCGCCGTCACGAGCTGCACCCCGCGCTGGCGGCCGCCGTCTTCGTGACGCTCCCGCCGTACGAGACGCCCACGGGACGCCTTCTCGGAACCGTGCACTTCCAGCGGATGCTGCGCTACCCGCCCCACGAGCGCCTCGGCGCGATCATCGACGACACGCTCGACCCCGTGCCGGCGACGGCTTCCGCCGCCGAGGTCGCACGGCTGCTCGCCTCGTACAACCTCGTCTCGCTCCCCGTCGTCGATCCGGCCCATCGGCTGGTCGGAGCGGTCAGCGTCGACGACGTGCTCGACTACCTCCTTCCCGAGGACTGGAGATCGCACGATGCCGAGGAGGATGAACGCCCGGCATCCGTCCCCACCACGACCGCGAGCACGACCATTCTCGGCAAGCCGTCCGGCGCAGGCAGGAGGCGCTGA
- a CDS encoding general stress protein — protein sequence MTMMGGRSPQSSDAVGPTVASFPTYEAAQKAVSSLIAADIPARDIAIVGQGLRSIERITGRLGYASAARSGAVNGLLLGLLFSAILVIGSPSVPIQAFVGVLFVGIAIGMLLSIVAYSFVRRRRDYASVMQVVADHYEVTVTDNSVGRARQVLGPQAAVTPVVPTAPAAPAAPSPGAQPAEPPKYGERVAPQSDAEIEPDSEAPAGSVSPTTPDEPAGAEPAPPAEQDAADASRADDSKRA from the coding sequence ATGACCATGATGGGAGGGCGCTCTCCGCAGAGTTCCGACGCGGTCGGTCCGACCGTGGCGAGCTTCCCGACGTATGAGGCGGCGCAGAAGGCGGTGTCGTCTCTCATCGCGGCCGACATCCCGGCGCGCGACATCGCGATCGTGGGGCAGGGACTCCGCTCGATCGAGCGCATCACCGGCCGCCTGGGTTATGCGTCGGCCGCCCGCTCCGGCGCTGTGAACGGGCTCCTTCTCGGCCTGCTCTTCTCGGCGATCCTCGTGATCGGCTCGCCGTCCGTGCCGATCCAGGCATTCGTCGGCGTGCTCTTCGTCGGCATCGCCATCGGCATGCTGCTGAGCATCGTGGCGTACTCATTCGTGCGGCGCCGCCGCGACTACGCGTCGGTGATGCAGGTCGTGGCGGACCACTACGAGGTCACCGTCACCGATAACAGCGTCGGCCGCGCACGCCAGGTGCTCGGCCCGCAGGCGGCGGTCACACCGGTCGTTCCGACAGCCCCCGCGGCGCCTGCTGCCCCCAGCCCCGGCGCTCAGCCCGCCGAGCCGCCCAAGTACGGCGAGCGTGTCGCACCCCAGTCCGACGCCGAGATCGAGCCCGACAGCGAGGCCCCTGCGGGCTCCGTCAGCCCGACGACGCCGGACGAGCCCGCGGGTGCCGAGCCGGCGCCGCCCGCCGAGCAAGATGCGGCCGACGCCTCGCGCGCCGACGACAGCAAGCGCGCATGA
- a CDS encoding alpha/beta family hydrolase — protein MTADGGSSRIAVPLPNGGVEVSADLAMPSSAWAFAAVAHGAGAGYRHPFLTGFADALAQEGVATLRFNFPYVEAGRRMPGPAAHAIATWAAVHAELAERAAGAPVFAMGKSYGGRMASMAAAEGDIDPAGLVYLGYPLHPPGRPDKARTAHLPDVPQPQLFVEGTNDPFIDPHEQLEEAVASCRIADIAWIDGGGHSFEVKGRKRPAAEIAAGLAPGVAGWLRRTHSGAGPT, from the coding sequence ATGACCGCAGACGGTGGTTCCTCGCGGATCGCCGTCCCGCTCCCGAACGGGGGTGTCGAGGTCTCGGCGGACCTCGCCATGCCGTCGTCGGCATGGGCATTCGCGGCCGTGGCGCACGGCGCGGGCGCGGGGTATCGGCATCCGTTCCTCACCGGCTTCGCCGACGCGCTCGCGCAGGAGGGCGTCGCCACGCTGCGATTCAACTTCCCGTACGTGGAAGCAGGAAGACGGATGCCGGGACCCGCGGCGCACGCGATCGCGACGTGGGCAGCGGTGCATGCCGAGCTGGCCGAACGCGCCGCAGGCGCTCCCGTCTTCGCGATGGGCAAGTCGTACGGCGGGCGCATGGCGTCGATGGCGGCGGCCGAGGGCGACATCGACCCGGCCGGCCTCGTCTATCTCGGCTATCCGCTGCACCCGCCGGGCAGGCCCGACAAGGCCCGCACCGCTCATCTGCCTGACGTGCCGCAGCCCCAGCTCTTCGTGGAGGGGACCAACGACCCGTTCATCGACCCGCACGAGCAGCTCGAAGAGGCGGTCGCGTCCTGCCGGATCGCCGACATCGCCTGGATCGACGGCGGCGGGCACTCGTTCGAGGTGAAGGGCCGCAAGCGCCCGGCGGCCGAGATCGCGGCCGGCCTCGCACCGGGGGTCGCCGGATGGCTGCGCCGGACTCACTCGGGAGCAGGACCCACGTAG